A single genomic interval of Burkholderia cepacia ATCC 25416 harbors:
- the msrQ gene encoding protein-methionine-sulfoxide reductase heme-binding subunit MsrQ, whose translation MPPSTLTPARAAGAGPAARAVRAGATRPAAPRWLAPAKVLVFAAGLYPLTRLVLFGLTDRLGANPIEFITRSTGLWTLVMLCVTLAVTPLRRMTGVAALLRFRRMIGLFAFFYATLHFTTYLWFDKWFDVVAILKDVGKRPFITVGFAAFVLLIPLAATSPRAMVRRLGRHWATLHSAIYAIALFGVLHFWSMRAGKHNLAQPKLYAAIVVALLGWRLAAWGWRRVRA comes from the coding sequence ATGCCTCCTTCGACGCTGACGCCCGCGCGTGCAGCGGGCGCCGGCCCGGCTGCACGTGCCGTGCGGGCCGGCGCGACTCGCCCCGCCGCGCCGCGCTGGCTCGCGCCGGCCAAGGTGCTGGTATTCGCGGCAGGCCTTTATCCGCTCACGCGTCTCGTGCTGTTCGGGCTGACCGACCGGCTCGGCGCGAATCCGATCGAGTTCATCACGCGCTCGACGGGCCTCTGGACGCTCGTGATGCTGTGCGTCACGCTCGCCGTCACGCCGCTTCGGCGCATGACGGGGGTCGCCGCGCTGCTGCGCTTTCGCCGCATGATCGGGCTGTTCGCGTTCTTCTACGCGACGCTGCACTTCACGACTTACCTGTGGTTCGACAAGTGGTTCGATGTCGTCGCGATCCTGAAGGACGTCGGCAAGCGCCCGTTCATCACGGTCGGTTTCGCCGCGTTCGTGCTGCTGATTCCGCTCGCGGCAACGTCGCCGCGCGCGATGGTGCGCCGGCTCGGCCGCCACTGGGCGACGCTGCACAGCGCGATCTACGCGATTGCGCTGTTCGGTGTGCTGCACTTCTGGTCGATGAGGGCCGGCAAGCACAATCTCGCGCAGCCGAAGCTGTATGCGGCGATCGTTGTCGCGCTGCTCGGCTGGCGGCTGGCTGCATGGGGATGGCGGCGCGTGCGCGCGTGA
- the lptM gene encoding LPS translocon maturation chaperone LptM codes for MRVVFRMSAIVAALAILAGCGQSGALYLPTVPPLPKPLQQQDTPPSDVKPTDENASSDSVPDSSGTPLMLSPELSSGASATAAPASSPAVAK; via the coding sequence ATGCGAGTCGTTTTCCGGATGAGCGCGATTGTAGCGGCTTTGGCGATTCTTGCCGGCTGCGGTCAAAGCGGCGCGCTCTATCTGCCCACCGTGCCTCCGCTGCCCAAGCCACTCCAGCAGCAGGACACACCGCCGTCGGACGTGAAGCCGACCGATGAAAACGCGTCGTCCGACAGTGTGCCCGATTCGTCCGGCACGCCGCTCATGCTGTCGCCCGAATTGTCGAGCGGGGCATCCGCCACGGCTGCACCGGCATCGAGCCCGGCCGTCGCGAAGTAA
- the cyaY gene encoding iron donor protein CyaY — translation MSDTEYLTRAEAVLAAVERTVDDANDGDHDIDLERNGSVLTLTFENGSKIIVNLQPPMKEVWIAAKAGGFHYRFIDGAWRDTRTGTEFFSALTEYATQQAGLPITFSA, via the coding sequence ATGTCCGATACCGAATACCTGACCCGTGCCGAGGCCGTGCTGGCGGCCGTCGAGCGTACCGTCGACGACGCCAACGACGGCGATCACGACATCGATCTGGAGCGCAACGGCAGCGTCCTGACGCTGACGTTCGAGAACGGCTCGAAGATCATCGTCAACCTGCAGCCGCCGATGAAGGAAGTGTGGATCGCCGCGAAGGCCGGCGGTTTCCATTACCGGTTCATCGACGGCGCATGGCGCGATACGCGCACGGGCACCGAGTTCTTCTCGGCGCTCACCGAATACGCGACTCAGCAGGCCGGCCTGCCGATCACGTTCAGCGCATGA